In Streptomyces sp. P9-A4, the genomic window GTGCCGGGGAGCGGCTTGCCGACGGTGCCGGTGCGGTAGGCCTCGCCCGGGTTGACGAAGGAGGCGGCGGAGGTCTCGGTGAGGCCGTAGCCCTCCAGGATGTGGATGCCCGCGCCGGCGAAGAAGTAGCCGATGTCGGGGGCGAGCGCGGCGGAGCCGGAGATGCAGGCGCGCAGGTTGCCGCCGAAGGCCTCACGGATCTTGGCGTAGACGAGCGCGTCGGCGACCTTGTGCTTGGCGGTGAGGCCGAAGGGCGCGGAGGCGGTGCCGGTGCGGCGGAAGTTGTCCTGGGTGGCCTTGGCGTACTCGCGGGCGACCTCGGCGGCCCACTGGAAGATCTTGTACTTGGCGCCGCCCCCGGCGCGGGCCTTGGCGGCGACGCCGTTGTAGACCTTCTCGAAGATGCGGGGCACGGCGGCCATGTAGGTCGGCTGGACCACCGGCAGGTTCTCGATGATCTTGTCGACGCGGCCGTCGACGGCGGTGACGTGCCCGACCTCGATCTGGCCGGAGGTGAGGACCTTGCCGAAGACGTGCGCGAGCGGCAGCCACAGGTACTGCACATCGGCCTGGGTGACGAGGCCGGTGGCGGCGATGGCCTTGGCCATGTACGACCAGTTGTCGTGCGGGAGGCGGACACCCTTGGGGCGGCCGGTGGTGCCCGAGGTGTAGATGAGGGTGGCGAGTTGCGTGGAGGTGATCGCCGCGACCCGCTCCTTGACGGCCTCGGGGTGCTTCTCCAGATAGGCCTTGCCGCGTGCCTCCAGCTCGGCGAGCGAGATCACCCATTCGCCGTCGCTCTCCACTCCGGTGGTGTCGATGACGACCACATGGCGGAGGTTCGGCAGGTCGGCGCGGCGCTCGACGGCCTTCGCGAGCTGGGCCGCGTCCTCGGCGATCAGGACCTTCGACTCGGAGTCCGAGAGGATGAACGCCGACTCCTCGGCGTTGGTCTGCGGGTAGACCGTGGTGGTCGCGGCGCCCGCGCACATCACACCGAGGTCGGCGAGGATCCACTCGACGCGGGTGGAGGAGGCGAGGGCGACCCGCTCCTCGGACTCCACGCCGAGGTCGACGAGGCCGGCGGCGATCGCGTAGACCCGCTCGGCGGCCTGACCCCAGCTGAGCGACTTCCAGTCGTCCGGGCCCGCACCGGCGGCGGGCGTCGGGTAGCGGTAGGCCTCCGCATCCGGGGTCCGCTCGACGCGCTCAAGGAAGAGGGTCGCCACGGAGGGCGGCCGGTTCTCGATCTGGGTCTGTGTGTCGCTCACGACGTCCTCCGGGCGGCGGCGGTGCCTTCTGGTGGTTCGTAACTAACTGGCGAGTAACCTTCGAGCCGGGATCAGAGTAAAGGGCCGGGGACCGGCGCGTAAGGGTCTGCAGGGTGCCGCTTGATAACGAACGGGCCCACGCGCCCGTGGCACGTGGACCCGTTGTCCGCACAGGGCAGCCGGTGCGGCGGCCTGGGGCTACTTCTTCTTGCCGGAGGACTCGTCGCTCGACAGGACGGCGATGAAGGCCTCCTGCGGCACCTCCACGGAGCCGACCATCTTCATGCGCTTCTTGCCTTCCTTCTGCTTCTCCAGCAGCTTCCGCTTACGGGAGATGTCACCGCCGTAGCACTTGGCGAGGACGTCCTTCCGGATGGCGCGGATGGTCTCGCGGGCGATGACCCGGGAGCCGATGGCGGCCTGGATCGGCACCTCGAAGGCCTGCCGCGGGATGAGTTCGCGCAGCTTGGCGACGAGGCGCACGCCGTATGCGTAGGCGGCGTCCTTGTGGGTGACGGCGGAGAAGGCGTCGACCTTGTCGCCGTGCAGCAGGATGTCGACCTTGACCAGGCTGGAGGCCTGCTCGCCGGTGGGCTCGTAGTCGAGCGAGGCGTAACCGCGCGTCTTGGACTTCAGCTGGTCGAAGAAGTCGAAGACGATCTCCGCGAGGGGCAGCGTGTAGCGGATCTCGACGCGGTCCTCGGAGAGGTAGTCCATGCCGATGAGGGTGCCGCGACGCGTCTGGCACAGCTCCATGATCGCGCCGATGAACTCGCTGGGGGCCAGGATCGTGGCGCGTACGACGGGCTCGTACACGTCGTCGATCTTGCCCTCGGGGAACTCGCTCGGGTTCGTGACCGTGTGCTCGCTGCCGTCCTCCATGACCACGCGGTAGACCACGTTCGGCGCGGTGGCGATCAGGTCGAGACCGAACTCGCGCTCCAGCCGCTCGCGGATCACGTCGAGGTGGAGCAGACCGAGGAAGCCGACGCGGAAGCCGAAGCCGAGCGCGGCGGAGGTCTCCGGCTCGTAGACGAGCGCGGCGTCGTTGAGCTGGAGCTTGTCGAGGGCCTCGCGGAGGTCCGGGTACTCCGAGCCGTCCAGCGGGTAGAGGCCCGAGAACACCATCGGCTTCGGGTCCTTGTAGCCGCCGAGGGCCTCGGTGGCGCCCTTGTTCAGGGAGGTGATCGTGTCACCGACCTTGGACTGACGGACGTCCTTCACACCGGTGATGAGGTAGCCCACCTCGCCGACGCCGAGGCCGTCGGACGACGTCATCTCGGGGGACGAGACACCGATCTCGAGCAGCTCGTGGGTGGCGCCGGTCGACATCATCCTGATGCGCTCGCGCTTGTTGAGCTGGCCGTCGACGACACGGACGTAGGTCACGACACCGCGGTAGGAGTCGTAGACCGAGTCGAAGATCATCGCGCGGGCGGGCGCGTCGGCGACGCCGACCGGGGCCGGCACGTCACGGACGACCCGGTCGAGCAGCGCCTCGACGCCCATGCCGGTCTTCGCGGAGACCTTGAGGACGTCCTCCGGCTGGCAGCCGATGAGGTTGGCCAGCTCCTCGGAGAACTTCTCCGGCTGGGCGGCCGGGAGGTCGATCTTGTTCAGGACCGGGACGATGGTGAGGTCGTTCTCCATCGCCAGGTAGAGGTTGGCGAGCGTCTGCGCCTCGATGCCCTGCGCCGCGTCCACGAGCAGCACCGTGCCCTCACAGGCCGCGAGCGACCGGGAGACCTCGTACGTGAAGTCGACGTGCCCCGGGGTGTCGATCATGTTCAGGATGTGCGTCCTGCCCCCACCCTGCCCGTCGGTGGGCGCCCACGGCAGCCGGACCGCCTGGGACTTGATCGTGATGCCGCGCTCCCGCTCGATGTCCATGCGGTCGAGGTACTGGGCACGCATCTGCCGCTGGTCGACGACACCGGTCAGCTGGAGCATCCGGTCGGCGAGCGTGGACTTGCCGTGGTCGATGTGCGCGATGATGCAGAAGTTGCGGATCAGAGCCGGGTCGGTACGGCTCGGCTCGGGCACGTTGGTAGGAGTCGCGGGCACGCAGGGTCTCGTCTCGGGGCGATGTCGGATCGATACGTAGGCTCCATGGTCCCATGCCCGTCGCCCGGCGCCCGGTTTGGGCGGGCGCGAGGGTCGCTGATACTGTGGACAGCTGTGTCTCGTATGCCCTCTCAGCTGCGAGGCGCATCCAGAAGGAACATCGAACCTGTAAAGGCTCTTTTCGTGGCGAACATCAAGTCCCAGATCAAGCGGAACAAGACGAACGAGAAGGCGCGCCTGCGCAACAAGGCCGTCAAGTCCTCGCTCAAGACCGCGATCCGCAAGGCCCGCGAGGCCGTCGCCGCGGGTGACGTCGAGAAGGCCGTCGTGGCTTCTCGCGCCGCCGCCCGCGCGCTCGACAAGGCTGTCTCGAAGGGCGTCATCCACAAGAACGCCGCCGCCAACAAGAAGTCGGCGCTGGCCACCAAGGCTGCCGCTCTCCAGGGCTGAGCCCTGATGTGATCGGCCGTACGGGATCCAGCGGGCCCTCTCTCCCGCTCCCGCCCGGCCACCCAGGACTCGCACGCGGACGCGTTCGCCACGCGGGTGCGAGCCCACCCTGAACACGCCGAAAGCCCCGCCTCTCCTCCCCCAGGAGAGCCGGGGCTTTCGCCGTTCCCGGGGCGACAGGAACTGCCTTCATGCCGATGATGCGGGCTGGGGGTCGAGGGGGCGGGGCCGGGGGCCGGGCCCTAAGCGGCCAAGGGAAAGCCGCCGAGGCCGGCTGGGGCGGGGCGAAGCCCCACAGCTCAAGACCGCCCCGCCCACCGAGACCGAGCGCGCAGCGCCACGGCGCGAAGCCGCCAAACCCACGCGGGGTCCCGCGGTAAGCCCCTGGGGCGCAAAGCTGCCGCACCCGCTGGAGTTCGGGGGCGGAGCCCCCGGCAATCGGGCTTGTGCCCACCCGCCCCCGGCAGGGTTTCGGGAAGGGGCGGGGTGGGGGAAACCGCTCCGGCGCCGGCCACCTACCGCCCGCACCGACCCCCCGGCCCCGGCCCCGGCCCCGGCCCAGACCTACCCCGCCCCACCCACAATCACCGACCCGCAGACACCCCCGCCCCCTACCCCCGCCGCATCCTCGCCGCCCGAGCCACCGCGACCACCGCCTTCTCCAGGGCGTATTCCGGGTCGTCCCCGCCGCCCTTCACCCCCGCGTCCGCCTCCGCGATCGCCCGCAGCGCGAGCGACACCCCGTCCGGGGTCCAGCCCCGCATCTGCTGCCGTACGCGGTCGATCTTCCAGGGCGGCATCCCCAGCTCCCGGGCGAGGTCGGCGGGTCGCCCGCCCCTCGCCGAGGACAGCTTGCCGATCGCCCGTACACCCTGCGCGAGCGCACTGGTGATGAGCACCGGCGCGACCCCGGTCGAGAGCGACCAGCGCAACGCCTCCAGCGCCTCCGCCGCCCGCCCCTCGACGGCGCGGTCCGCGACGTTGAAGGAGGACGCCTCGGCGCGCCCCGTGTAGTACCGCCCGACGACGGCCTCGTCGATCGTCCCGTCCACGTCGGCCGTGAGCTGCGCCGCCGCGGACGCGAGCTCCCGCAGGTCGCTGCCGATCGAGTCCACGAGCGCCTGGCAGGCCTCCGGCGTGGCCGACCGCCCCAGCGCCCGGAACTCCTGCCGTACGAACGTCAGCCGCTCCGCCGGCTTGGTGGTCTTCGGGCAGGCCACCTCCCGTGCCCCCGCCTTCCGCGCGGCGTCGAGCAGCCCCTTGCCCTTGGCCCCGCCCGCGTGGAGCAGGACGAGCGAGATGTCCTCGATCGGATCGTCGAGGTACGCCTTGATGTCCTTGACCGTGTCGGCGGCGAGATCCTGGGCGTTCCGCACGACCAGGACCTTCCGCTCGGCGAAGAGCGAGGGGCTGGTGAGCTCGGCGAGCGTCCCGGGCTGGAGCTGGTCGGACATGAGGTCGCGGACGTCCGTGTCGGCGTCGGCGGCGCGGGCGGCCGCCACCACCTCCTGGACGACACGGTCGAGGAGCAGGTCCTCCTGCCCCACGGCGAGCGTCACGGGACCGAGGAGTTCTTCGGGGGAAGTCTTTCTGGTGGCCATCGCGATCCAGCATCCCACGGGCCACTGACACCCATGCCCGAGAATGGCCGGGTGAGCGAACGACACGTACTGGTACTCCCCGACCGCGACGCCGCCGAGGAGGTCGCGGGCGAACTCCCCGACCGTTTCGGCCTGGCGGAGGAACCTCAGCTCGTACGGGACTCCCTGGCCGGGGAGGACGACGCGGAGGACGCCCAGTGGCTGGTGGTGGTCGAGGATCCGCACGGCAGCCTGGACCCGGCGGCCCTCGACGAGCTGGCCGCCGAGTACGAGGGCTGGCTGGAGGCCCCGTAAGACACCCGCGGGGACGTCCACGGGGTCGCCCGCAGGACCGGCCGGCGACCCCGCCCCGCTCCGGGCGGCGCCCGCCCGTCAGCCCCGCGTCGACTTCGGAACGATCTGGATGTCGAGCTCGATGCTGATGCTCGACCCCACTGCCGAGATCCCCCGCGCGAGCAGCGTCTGCCAGGTGAGGGTGAAGTCCTCCCGGTGCAGTTCGGTGCTGGCCCGGCAGGCACCGCGGGTCTCGCCCTCCAGCCCGCTCCCGAGGCCCAGGTACTGGGTGTCGAGCGTCACCGTGCGGCTCACGCCGTGCAGGGTGAGTGCGCCGGTGACGGCCCACCGGTTGCCACCCCTGTGCGTGAAGCGCTCGCTGAAGAACTCCAGCGTGGGATAGGCGCCGACGTCGAGGAAGTCACCGGACCGCAGGTGGTCGTCGCGCATCTGCACCCCGGTGTCGATGGACGCGGCGTCGATGACGACATGCATCGCCGACTGTTCCATCCGCTCACCGATCCGCACCGCGCCCGCGAAGCTGTTGAACCGTCCGTGGATCCGGGCCAGGCCGATGTGGCGCGCCGTGAACCCGATCTGCGAGTGCGTCGGGTCGATCTCCCAGTCGCCCGCCTCGGGGAGCGGGGGCTGCGGGGCGATCTGGAGCAGTACGTCACCGAGCCCGGCGTGGCCGCCCTCGGCGACGACGGCGGTGCCGTGGTGCGGCGTATAGCCCTCGGCGGTGATCGCGAGCCGGTACTCGCCCGCCGGTACGGTCGCGAGCGCCGTGCCGTACGGGTCGGTCTCCCCCGCGAGCACCTTGCGCCCCGCGGCGTCGCTGACGACGAACTCGGCCTGCCGGACCGGTTCGTGCACCGGGTCGAGCACCCGGCAGCTCAGCATTCCCGCAGAGGCGGGTACGGCGAGACCGGCGAGCGGACCGCCCCGGGCGGCGCCCGCCGCACGCTTCCCGAAGAGACGATCGAACATTCTTCACGCACCCCCGTGCGACTCGTTCATTGTGCAACGAAGTCGCATTCGATCACCGCCGACACGTTCTAGGCAAACCGGGCAAGCCCGCAGCAAGTGTTACCGACGGTTCGAATCGGAAATTCCACTTTACTCGGTCACCGAGCGCGACCCGCGCAGAAGAACGCACCTCCCCGCACCTACGCGACCGGCGCCGATTCCCCTTCCCGCTTCGGCAACTCCCGCATCCACGGCAGCGGCGAGGGCAGCAGCCACAGCACGGCGAAGACGGCCCCGACCGTGGCGATCCAGAGCGTCGGCCGCAGTCCGATCGCGGTGCCGAGCAGCCCTCCGACAAGCGCGCCGAGCGGGCGGAAGCCATGGTTGAGCGTCCGGAAAGCACCCATGACCCGGGCCCGCACGGCGTCGGGTATCAGCGCCATCAGGAACGATCCCACCGCCACATCCACGATCATCACGCCGACGCACGAGAGGAACTCCGCCAGGAACAGCACGAACACCACCAACGTCCGCGGGCCGCCGGCCAGAGGTATCAGGAGCAGCGGCAGCGTGAACCCGAGGAAGCCGGCGACGAGCGAGCCGCCGATGCCGATCCGCCGGACAACCGCTCCGCTCCACACCGCCCCGAGAAGACCGCCCACGGCGCCGGTCGCCAGCACCAGGCCGAGCAGGCCCGCCCCGAGGCCGAGTTCGGTGGTCGCGTAGAGCACGAAGAGCGTGTGGAACATGAAGTTGAAGAACTGCACCGTCCCGGAGGCGGAGAACAGCGCACGCATCGAACGCTCCCGGAGCACCCAGCGCATCCCCTCGGTGAAGTGCCCCTTGGTGACGGGCGCGGGCGGGGGCTCGGCCGGGGCGATCCGGGCCAGGTACCCGGCCGACACCAGGTACGTGAGGGCGTCCGCGACCAGGGCGAAGGGAGCGGTGAGGAACTGCACCAGGAGGCCGCCGACCCCGGGCCCCGCGAGCCAGGCAGTCGAACGGCTGCCGTTGACCAGCGAGTTCGCCTGCACATAGCGCTCGGTGGGCACCAGCGCCACGAAGAGCGTGGCGTTGCAGACCTCGAAGAGCACGGTGAGCGCGCCGACCCCGAAGGCCACCACGTAGAGCTGGGTGAGCGTCAGGGCGTCGAGCGCGTAGGCCACGGGGAGGGACAGCACCAGTGCCGCCCGCCCGAGGTCGGTCGCGATCATGGCGCGCCTGCGGCCGGCCTGACGGTCGGCCCAGGCGCCGAACGGCAGGTTGAACAGGAGCGCGGGCAGGAGTTCGGCGGCCTTGAGCCAGCCCATCGCGGCGGCGTCGGCGCCGAGTACCAGCACCGCGGCGAGCGGAATCGCCATGAGCGATATCTGGTCCCCGGCGAGCGAGATGGTCTGTCCTGTCCAGTACCGACGGAAGGTCCGCTCGCGCAGCAACGGCGGCACCCGGCCCATGAGGCCCATACGCTTCACTCCTCCCACTGCTCCCACTCCCCTCTCACTCCTCATCGCTTTCGGGTACGTCCTGGTCCAGGTAGGCGATCTGCAGGACGGTGACGGGCCGCGAGCCCTCCGGCCGGAGCGACGGGTCGGCGGCACGCGTCTCGTAGGGCCGGAACAGCTCGTCGATGCGCTCCCCGATCCCGGCCAGCTCCTCGGGGGTGAGGTGGAGCACGCGGTCGCCGAACTGCTCGGCCTCCCGCCACTCCCTCGGCAGCCGGTGCCGGCCTTCCATGGCCCGGGTGACCCGCTCGAAGTAGCACTCGACGATCGCCGCGCCCAGCGCGTCGGCCGCTTCCGTGACCGCCGCATCCTCGCTGTACTCCGGCCACTCCGTGTACCGGGCCGTGGCCCGCCAGGGCTTCTCCCGGCCCTTGCCCCCCGGCGCCTTCTCCACCAGCCCGTACTTGGCGAGTATCCGCAGGTGGTAGGAGCAACTGGCGACGGACTCCCCGGTCAGCTCGGCCGCCCGGGTGGCGGTGAACGGTCCGCTGGTGCGGAGCAGCCCCACCAGGGACATCCGCAGGGGGTGGGCGTACGCGCGGAGTGCGCGCGGGTCGGTGAGCCGAATACTGCGGGGCTGCTCGCCCTCGGGCCGTGGGTCACTGTTCTCCGACATGATGTAAAGATATCTTTAGAAAGACTCCTTTACAAGGATGGTCCTCGGTACGGCCACGAGGCCCGGCCCCGCTCCCACCACCGCGATCGCCCCGTCCCGATCGGTCCGCAGCACTCGCGCCCCGCCGGCCCGCAGCAGCTCCAGAGTCCGGGGCGAAGGGTGCCCGTACGGGTTGTCCCGCCCGGACGAGACCAACGCGAGCCTCGGCCGCACCGCCCGTATCAGCCCCGGGTCCTGGTGGGCGGAACCGTGGTGGGCGACCTTGAGCACGTCCACCGGCCCGAGGCCCGGATGGGCCCGTAGCAACGCCCGCTGCGCCGGTGGCTCCAGATCACCGAGCAGCAACAGGGTCAGCCCTCCCGCCGCCCGGACGAGCAGGGTGACACTGGCGTCGTTCGGCCCGGCGACGGATTCCCCGGCCACCGCCCCCGCCTCCGGCGCCGGCCAGAGCACCCGCCACTCCAGGGCCCCGGCCCGCCGCCGTTCCCCCGGCCCCGCGCGGATCAGCGGCACACGCGCGGTAGCCGCCGTCCGCCGGACGAACGCGGCCTGGCCGGGCGGCTCTTCCAAACCCGTCGTCTGGATCGCCCCCACCGCCCGCCCGCGCAGCACCCCCGGCAGCCCGGCCACATGGTCCGCGTGGAAATGGGTGAGCAGCAGCAACGGCACGCTCCTGACCCCGAGTTCGCGCAGACACCGGTCCACTGCCTCCGGCTCCGGTCCCGCGTCCACCACGACGC contains:
- a CDS encoding AMP-dependent synthetase/ligase, which translates into the protein MSDTQTQIENRPPSVATLFLERVERTPDAEAYRYPTPAAGAGPDDWKSLSWGQAAERVYAIAAGLVDLGVESEERVALASSTRVEWILADLGVMCAGAATTTVYPQTNAEESAFILSDSESKVLIAEDAAQLAKAVERRADLPNLRHVVVIDTTGVESDGEWVISLAELEARGKAYLEKHPEAVKERVAAITSTQLATLIYTSGTTGRPKGVRLPHDNWSYMAKAIAATGLVTQADVQYLWLPLAHVFGKVLTSGQIEVGHVTAVDGRVDKIIENLPVVQPTYMAAVPRIFEKVYNGVAAKARAGGGAKYKIFQWAAEVAREYAKATQDNFRRTGTASAPFGLTAKHKVADALVYAKIREAFGGNLRACISGSAALAPDIGYFFAGAGIHILEGYGLTETSAASFVNPGEAYRTGTVGKPLPGTEVRIADDGEVLLRGPGVMEGYHGLPEKTTEVLESDGWFHTGDIGELSPDGYLRITDRKKDLIKTSGGKYIAPAEVEGQFKAVCPFVSNILVHGADRNFCTALISLDEPTLLGWAAEHGLAGRSYADVVAAPQTVTMVQGYVDRLNEGLQRWQTIKKFRLLPRDLDIEHGELTPSLKLKRPVVEREYKGLIDDMYAGSRES
- the lepA gene encoding translation elongation factor 4, producing the protein MPATPTNVPEPSRTDPALIRNFCIIAHIDHGKSTLADRMLQLTGVVDQRQMRAQYLDRMDIERERGITIKSQAVRLPWAPTDGQGGGRTHILNMIDTPGHVDFTYEVSRSLAACEGTVLLVDAAQGIEAQTLANLYLAMENDLTIVPVLNKIDLPAAQPEKFSEELANLIGCQPEDVLKVSAKTGMGVEALLDRVVRDVPAPVGVADAPARAMIFDSVYDSYRGVVTYVRVVDGQLNKRERIRMMSTGATHELLEIGVSSPEMTSSDGLGVGEVGYLITGVKDVRQSKVGDTITSLNKGATEALGGYKDPKPMVFSGLYPLDGSEYPDLREALDKLQLNDAALVYEPETSAALGFGFRVGFLGLLHLDVIRERLEREFGLDLIATAPNVVYRVVMEDGSEHTVTNPSEFPEGKIDDVYEPVVRATILAPSEFIGAIMELCQTRRGTLIGMDYLSEDRVEIRYTLPLAEIVFDFFDQLKSKTRGYASLDYEPTGEQASSLVKVDILLHGDKVDAFSAVTHKDAAYAYGVRLVAKLRELIPRQAFEVPIQAAIGSRVIARETIRAIRKDVLAKCYGGDISRKRKLLEKQKEGKKRMKMVGSVEVPQEAFIAVLSSDESSGKKK
- the rpsT gene encoding 30S ribosomal protein S20; this translates as MANIKSQIKRNKTNEKARLRNKAVKSSLKTAIRKAREAVAAGDVEKAVVASRAAARALDKAVSKGVIHKNAAANKKSALATKAAALQG
- the holA gene encoding DNA polymerase III subunit delta → MATRKTSPEELLGPVTLAVGQEDLLLDRVVQEVVAAARAADADTDVRDLMSDQLQPGTLAELTSPSLFAERKVLVVRNAQDLAADTVKDIKAYLDDPIEDISLVLLHAGGAKGKGLLDAARKAGAREVACPKTTKPAERLTFVRQEFRALGRSATPEACQALVDSIGSDLRELASAAAQLTADVDGTIDEAVVGRYYTGRAEASSFNVADRAVEGRAAEALEALRWSLSTGVAPVLITSALAQGVRAIGKLSSARGGRPADLARELGMPPWKIDRVRQQMRGWTPDGVSLALRAIAEADAGVKGGGDDPEYALEKAVVAVARAARMRRG
- a CDS encoding YceI family protein encodes the protein MFDRLFGKRAAGAARGGPLAGLAVPASAGMLSCRVLDPVHEPVRQAEFVVSDAAGRKVLAGETDPYGTALATVPAGEYRLAITAEGYTPHHGTAVVAEGGHAGLGDVLLQIAPQPPLPEAGDWEIDPTHSQIGFTARHIGLARIHGRFNSFAGAVRIGERMEQSAMHVVIDAASIDTGVQMRDDHLRSGDFLDVGAYPTLEFFSERFTHRGGNRWAVTGALTLHGVSRTVTLDTQYLGLGSGLEGETRGACRASTELHREDFTLTWQTLLARGISAVGSSISIELDIQIVPKSTRG
- a CDS encoding MFS transporter; this translates as MGLMGRVPPLLRERTFRRYWTGQTISLAGDQISLMAIPLAAVLVLGADAAAMGWLKAAELLPALLFNLPFGAWADRQAGRRRAMIATDLGRAALVLSLPVAYALDALTLTQLYVVAFGVGALTVLFEVCNATLFVALVPTERYVQANSLVNGSRSTAWLAGPGVGGLLVQFLTAPFALVADALTYLVSAGYLARIAPAEPPPAPVTKGHFTEGMRWVLRERSMRALFSASGTVQFFNFMFHTLFVLYATTELGLGAGLLGLVLATGAVGGLLGAVWSGAVVRRIGIGGSLVAGFLGFTLPLLLIPLAGGPRTLVVFVLFLAEFLSCVGVMIVDVAVGSFLMALIPDAVRARVMGAFRTLNHGFRPLGALVGGLLGTAIGLRPTLWIATVGAVFAVLWLLPSPLPWMRELPKREGESAPVA
- a CDS encoding winged helix-turn-helix domain-containing protein, whose protein sequence is MSENSDPRPEGEQPRSIRLTDPRALRAYAHPLRMSLVGLLRTSGPFTATRAAELTGESVASCSYHLRILAKYGLVEKAPGGKGREKPWRATARYTEWPEYSEDAAVTEAADALGAAIVECYFERVTRAMEGRHRLPREWREAEQFGDRVLHLTPEELAGIGERIDELFRPYETRAADPSLRPEGSRPVTVLQIAYLDQDVPESDEE